Sequence from the Aromatoleum petrolei genome:
CGGCGTCGATACCCGCAAGCTGACGCGCGTGCTGCGCGAGAAGGGGGCCCAGGCTGGCTGCATCGTCACCGCGGCCGACGGAGCGCCGCTCAATGCGGAAGCCGCGATCGCCCAGGCGCGCGCCTTCCCGGGGCTTGCCGGCATGGATCTCGCAAAGGTCGTGAGTGCAGATCGTGCCTTCGAATGGAGTGAAGGCGAATGGGTGCTCGGCTCGGGTTATCAGAACGACCCGAAGGCCCGCTTCCACGTCGTCGCCTATGATTTCGGCGTCAAGCGCAACATCCTGCGCATGCTGGCGAGCCGCGGCTGCAGGCTCACCGTCGTGCCCGCGCAGACTTCCGCAGCGGACGTGCTCGCGCTCAATCCGGACGGGATCTTCCTGTCGAACGGTCCCGGCGACCCCGAGCCCTGCGACTACGCGATCGCCGCGATTCGCGAGTTCCTCGCTCGTGGCATCCCGACCTTCGGCATCTGCCTCGGCCTTCAACTGATGGCGCTTGCGTCGGGGGCGAAGACCGTGAAGATGAAGTTCGGCCATCACGGTGCGAACCACCCGGTCAAGGATCTCGACACCGGACAGGTGCTCATCACCAGCCAGAATCACGGCTTCGCGGTCGATGCCGACACTCTGCCGGCGAACCTGCGTCCGACCCATGTTTCCCTGTTCGACGGCAGTCTGCAGGGCATGGAGCGCACCGACGTGCCCGCCTTCTGCTTCCAGGGGCACCCCGAGGCGAGCCCGGGTCCGCACGACGTCGCCTACCTGTTCGACCGCTTCATCAAGCTGCTCGAAGCGCGCAAATGATTCGCAAGCGGCAGCCAGCGCTGCCGCTCTTCAACGCAAGACCGAGGTTAGGCAATGCCTAAGCGCACAGACATCCAAAGCATTCTCATCATCGGCGCCGGCCCGATCATCATCGGCCAGGCGTGCGAATTCGACTATTCCGGCGCCCAGGCCTGCAAGGCGCTGCGCGAGGAAGGCTACAAGGTCATCCTCGTAAACTCGAACCCGGCAACGATCATGACCGATCCGGGTACGGCCGATGTCACCTACATCGAACCGATCACTTGGCAGGTCGTCGAGCGCATCATCGAAAAGGAGCGCCCCGACGCATTGCTTCCCACCATGGGGGGACAGACTGCGCTCAACTGCGCGCTCGATCTCGCCAAGCATGGCGTGCTGGATAAATATGACGTCGAGCTGATCGGTGCCTCGCGTGAGGCGATCGACAAGGCCGAAGATCGCCTGAAGTTCAAGGACGCGATGACCAAGATCGGTCTCGGTTCGGCTCGCTCCGGCATCGCCCATAGCATGGAAGAGGCGCTGCAGGTGCAGGGCGGTATCGGCTTCCCTGCGATCATCCGTCCGAGCTTCACGCTGGGCGGCACGGGCGGCGGCATCGCCTACAACATGGAAGAGTTCCAGGAGATCTGCAAGCGCGGCCTCGAGGCGAGCCCGACCAACGAGTTGCTGATCGAGGAGTCGCTCCTCGGCTGGAAAGAGTACGAGATGGAAGTCGTCCGCGACCGCGCGGACAACTGCATCATCATCTGCTCGATCGAAAACCTCGATCCGATGGGCGTGCATACCGGCGACTCCATCACCGTCGCGCCGGCGCAGACGCTCACCGACAAGGAATACCAGATCCTGCGCAACGCCTCGATCGCAGTGCTGCGCGAGATCGGCGTCGATACCGGCGGTTCCAACGTGCAGTTCGCAATCAATCCGAAGGACGGTCGCATGATCGTCATCGAGATGAACCCGCGCGTGTCGCGTTCGTCGGCGCTCGCGTCGAAGGCCACCGGTTTCCCGATCGCCAAGGTCGCGGCCAAGCTCGCCGTCGGCTACACGCTCGACGAGCTCAAGAACGACATCACCGGCGGCGCCACGCCGGCCTCGTTCGAGCCCTCGATCGACTACGTCGTTACCAAGATCCCGCGTTTCGCCTTCGAGAAGTTCCCGCAGGCGAACGATCGCCTCACCACCCAGATGAAGTCGGTAGGCGAGGTCATGGCGATGGGTCGCACCTTCCAGGAATCGTTCCAGAAGGCTCTGCGCGGGTTGGAAGTGGGGGTCTACGGCCTCGATGAAGTCGAGACCGACCGTGCCGACCTCGAGCACGAACTCGCCAACCCCGGCGCCCAGCGCATCTGGTACGTGGGTCAGGCCTTCCGCGAGGGCTACACCCAGGAGCAGGTGTTCAACCTGACCAAGATCGATCCCTGGTTCCTCGCCCAGATCGAGGACATCGTCCTCACCGAGAAGGCCATCACCGGCCGCTCGCTGAAGGCGATCCAGGCCCCCGAGCTGCGCGAACTCAAGCGCAAGGGCTTCTCCGATCGGCGCATCGCCAAACTGCTCGGCGTCGATGAAACGGCCGTCCGCCTGCACCGCCATGCCAGCGGCGTGAGGCCGGTGTTCAAGCGTGTCGACACTTGCGCGGCCGAGTTTGCCACCTCCACCGCCTACATGTACTCGTCCTACGAGGAAGAGTGCGAGGCACGCCCGACCGACAAGAAGAAGATCATGGTGCTCGGCGGCGGCCCGAATCGCATCGGCCAGGGTATCGAGTTCGACTATTGCTGCGTCCACGCTGCGCTCGCCCTGCGCGAAGACGGCTACGAGACCATCATGGTCAACTGCAACCCGGAGACCGTGTCGACCGACTACGATACGTCCGATCGCCTGTATTTCGAGCCGATCACGCTCGAGGACATCCTTGAGATCGTGCATATCGAGAAGCCCGTTGGCGTCATCGTCCAGTTCGGCGGCCAGACCCCGCTCAAGCGTGCTCGGGCGCTGGAAGAGAACGGCGTGCCCATCATTGGCACGAGCCCGGACATGATCGACGCGGCCGAAGACCGCGAGCGCTTCCAGAAGCTGCTCAACGACCTCGGCCTCAAGCAGCCGCCAAACCGGACCGCCCGCACGCCCGAGGCAGCCGTGCGGCTGGCCGCGGAGATCGGCTATCCGCTCGTCGTCCGCCCAAGCTATGTGCTCGGCGGTCGCGCAATGGAAATCGTCCATGAGCAGAAGGACCTCGAGCGCTACATGCGCGAGGCCGTGAAGGTGTCGAACGAGTCGCCGGTGCTGCTCGATCGCTTCCTCAACGATGCCACCGAGGTCGACGTCGATGCGCTGTCGGACGGACAGCAGGTCATCATTGGCGGCATCATGGAGCACATCGAGCAGGCCGGCGTTCACTCCGGCGACTCGGCGTGCTCGCTCCCCCCGTACACGCTGTCCGCCCGGCTGCAGGATGAGCTCCGCCGCCAGACCGAAGCGATGGCGCGTGCGCTCAACGTCTGTGGTCTCATGAACGTGCAGTTCGCCATTCAGGGCGAAGGCGACGATGCGACCGTCTACGTCCTCGAAGTGAACCCGCGTGCGTCGCGCACAGTGCCCTTCGTCTCCAAGGCCTGCGGGCTGCAGCTCGCGAAGATCGCCGCGCGCTGCATGGCGGGCCAGAGTCTGGCCAGCCAGGGCGTCACGGGTGAAATCGTTCCGCCATACTACTCCGTGAAGGAGGCGGTGTTCCCGTTCGTCAAGTTCCCGGGCGTCGACACCATCCTCGGGCCCGAGATGAAGTCCACTGGCGAGGTCATGGGCGTCGGTCGCAGTTTCGCGGAAGCATTCGTGAAGTCCCAGCTTGCCGCAGGCGTTCGCCTGCCGCAGTCGGGCACGGCCTTCATCAGCGTCAAGCCGACCGATCGCGGCGCCGCGGTCGAAGTCGCCCGTGAACTGCACGAACTCGATTTCCGTGTCGTCGCCACGCGTGGAACGGCTTCGGCGATCGAGGCGGCGGGCATTCCCGTGAATGTCGTCAACAAGGTTACCGAAGGTCGTCCGCACGTCGTGGACATGATCAAGAACAACGAAATCAGCATGGTCATCAACACCGTCGAGGAAAAGCGCCAGGCGATCGTCGACTCGCGCTCCATTCGCACGAGCGCGCTGGCAGCCAAGCTCACGGTGTTCACGACCATCGAGGGTGCGCGTGCCGCCTGCATGGGCATGCGCCATCTCGAAGGACTCGAGGTCTATGGCCTGCAGTCCCTGCACGCGGAACTGAACAAGCAATCATGAACAAGACACCCCTTACCGTGAACGGTGCGGAGAAACTCCGCACCGAACTGCACCGCCTCAAGACCGTCGATCGTCCGAACGTGATCGCTGCCATCGCGGAAGCGCGCTCGCATGGCGATCTCTCCGAAAACGCGGAATACGATGCCGCGAAGGAGCGTCAGGGCTTCATCGAGGGTCGGATCAAAGAAGTCGAGGGAAAGATTGCGAACGCGCAGATCATCGATCCGCGCCTTCTCGATGCCGACGGGCGGTGTGTGTTCGGTGCCACCGTCAACCTCGAGGACATGGAGTCCGGGCAGACGGTCATCTATCAGATCGTTGGGGACGATGAAGCCGACGTCAAGGAGAATAAGATCTCCATCAGTTCGCCGATCGCCCGCGCGCTGATCGGCAAGTACGCCGGCGATATCGCAGAAGTTCAGGCGCCGGGCGGCGTGCGTGAGTACGAGATTATCGAAGTGCTCTACATCTGAATGCAAACGGGCCGGGGGTGCAGTCCCCGGCCCGTTTTGCGACCCGGCTGCGGGGCTGCATTTGCCCCGCAGCAATCCTGCATTACCTGCCGCCGAGCGGCCCCGTCTTGCGAACGACCTTTCTGGTGCGCTTTTCCGCCAGCCGCTTCTTGTCGGCGGCGGCCTTGATCAGTGCCGTGCGCCGCGC
This genomic interval carries:
- the carA gene encoding glutamine-hydrolyzing carbamoyl-phosphate synthase small subunit: MTASPPALLALADGTVFFGKGIGAAGSTVGEVMFNTSMSGYQEILTDPSYCRQIVTLTYPHIGNTGVNREDVESGRVHAAGLVIRDLPILPSNFRMGQTLDAYLKAENVVAIAGVDTRKLTRVLREKGAQAGCIVTAADGAPLNAEAAIAQARAFPGLAGMDLAKVVSADRAFEWSEGEWVLGSGYQNDPKARFHVVAYDFGVKRNILRMLASRGCRLTVVPAQTSAADVLALNPDGIFLSNGPGDPEPCDYAIAAIREFLARGIPTFGICLGLQLMALASGAKTVKMKFGHHGANHPVKDLDTGQVLITSQNHGFAVDADTLPANLRPTHVSLFDGSLQGMERTDVPAFCFQGHPEASPGPHDVAYLFDRFIKLLEARK
- the carB gene encoding carbamoyl-phosphate synthase large subunit, with the translated sequence MPKRTDIQSILIIGAGPIIIGQACEFDYSGAQACKALREEGYKVILVNSNPATIMTDPGTADVTYIEPITWQVVERIIEKERPDALLPTMGGQTALNCALDLAKHGVLDKYDVELIGASREAIDKAEDRLKFKDAMTKIGLGSARSGIAHSMEEALQVQGGIGFPAIIRPSFTLGGTGGGIAYNMEEFQEICKRGLEASPTNELLIEESLLGWKEYEMEVVRDRADNCIIICSIENLDPMGVHTGDSITVAPAQTLTDKEYQILRNASIAVLREIGVDTGGSNVQFAINPKDGRMIVIEMNPRVSRSSALASKATGFPIAKVAAKLAVGYTLDELKNDITGGATPASFEPSIDYVVTKIPRFAFEKFPQANDRLTTQMKSVGEVMAMGRTFQESFQKALRGLEVGVYGLDEVETDRADLEHELANPGAQRIWYVGQAFREGYTQEQVFNLTKIDPWFLAQIEDIVLTEKAITGRSLKAIQAPELRELKRKGFSDRRIAKLLGVDETAVRLHRHASGVRPVFKRVDTCAAEFATSTAYMYSSYEEECEARPTDKKKIMVLGGGPNRIGQGIEFDYCCVHAALALREDGYETIMVNCNPETVSTDYDTSDRLYFEPITLEDILEIVHIEKPVGVIVQFGGQTPLKRARALEENGVPIIGTSPDMIDAAEDRERFQKLLNDLGLKQPPNRTARTPEAAVRLAAEIGYPLVVRPSYVLGGRAMEIVHEQKDLERYMREAVKVSNESPVLLDRFLNDATEVDVDALSDGQQVIIGGIMEHIEQAGVHSGDSACSLPPYTLSARLQDELRRQTEAMARALNVCGLMNVQFAIQGEGDDATVYVLEVNPRASRTVPFVSKACGLQLAKIAARCMAGQSLASQGVTGEIVPPYYSVKEAVFPFVKFPGVDTILGPEMKSTGEVMGVGRSFAEAFVKSQLAAGVRLPQSGTAFISVKPTDRGAAVEVARELHELDFRVVATRGTASAIEAAGIPVNVVNKVTEGRPHVVDMIKNNEISMVINTVEEKRQAIVDSRSIRTSALAAKLTVFTTIEGARAACMGMRHLEGLEVYGLQSLHAELNKQS
- the greA gene encoding transcription elongation factor GreA — encoded protein: MNKTPLTVNGAEKLRTELHRLKTVDRPNVIAAIAEARSHGDLSENAEYDAAKERQGFIEGRIKEVEGKIANAQIIDPRLLDADGRCVFGATVNLEDMESGQTVIYQIVGDDEADVKENKISISSPIARALIGKYAGDIAEVQAPGGVREYEIIEVLYI